The following proteins come from a genomic window of Pseudomonas hygromyciniae:
- a CDS encoding amino acid permease, giving the protein MADDMVNPVGLKRGLKNRHIQLIALGGAIGTGLFLGSAGVLKSAGPSMILGYAIAGFIAFLIMRQLGEMIVEEPVAGSFSHFAHKYWGGYAGFLAGWNYWVLYVLVGMAELTAVGKYIQFWWPEIPTWVSAVVFFIAVNLINTLNVKFFGETEFWFAIIKVVAIIGMIVLGCYLLFSGTGGPQASISNLWDHGGFFPNGGMGLLMAMAFIMFSFGGLELVGITAAEASEPRKVIPKAINQVVYRILIFYVGALTVLLSLYPWDQLLQTLGASGDAYSASPFVQIFSLIGNDTAAHILNFVVLTAALSVYNSGVYCNSRMLFGLAEQGDAPKALMKLNKQGVPLRALGISALVTLLCVVINYVAPKDALVLLFALVVASLMINWALISLTHIKFRKAMGEQGVVPTFKTFWFPFSNYLCLAFMLVIVGVMLAIPDMRPSVYAMPVWVGILFLAYWLRAKKTKAVAVAQ; this is encoded by the coding sequence ATGGCGGATGACATGGTTAACCCGGTGGGCCTCAAGCGTGGCCTGAAAAACCGGCATATTCAGTTGATTGCCCTGGGTGGGGCGATTGGTACGGGCTTGTTCCTCGGTTCGGCCGGGGTGCTGAAGTCGGCGGGGCCGTCGATGATCCTGGGCTATGCGATAGCCGGGTTTATCGCGTTCCTGATCATGCGCCAGTTGGGCGAGATGATCGTCGAGGAACCGGTCGCCGGCTCCTTCAGCCACTTCGCCCACAAGTACTGGGGCGGCTACGCAGGCTTCCTCGCCGGCTGGAACTACTGGGTGCTGTATGTGCTGGTGGGCATGGCCGAATTGACGGCGGTGGGCAAGTACATCCAGTTCTGGTGGCCGGAAATACCGACCTGGGTCAGTGCCGTGGTGTTCTTCATTGCGGTGAACCTGATCAATACCCTGAACGTGAAGTTCTTCGGTGAGACCGAGTTCTGGTTCGCGATCATCAAGGTGGTGGCGATCATCGGCATGATCGTGCTCGGCTGCTACCTGCTGTTCAGCGGCACCGGCGGACCACAGGCCTCGATCAGCAACCTGTGGGACCACGGCGGCTTCTTCCCCAATGGCGGCATGGGCCTGCTGATGGCCATGGCCTTCATCATGTTCTCGTTCGGTGGCCTGGAGCTGGTGGGTATTACCGCCGCCGAAGCCAGCGAGCCACGCAAAGTGATCCCCAAGGCGATCAACCAGGTGGTGTACCGGATCCTGATTTTCTACGTCGGCGCCCTCACCGTGCTGCTGTCGCTGTACCCATGGGATCAACTGCTGCAAACCCTCGGTGCCTCAGGCGATGCCTACAGCGCCAGCCCATTCGTGCAGATCTTCTCGCTGATTGGTAACGACACCGCCGCGCACATCCTCAACTTCGTGGTGCTGACTGCGGCGCTGTCGGTGTACAACAGCGGCGTGTACTGCAACAGCCGCATGCTCTTCGGCCTGGCCGAGCAAGGCGACGCGCCCAAGGCGCTGATGAAGCTCAACAAGCAAGGCGTACCGCTGCGCGCCCTGGGCATTTCGGCCCTGGTGACGCTGCTGTGCGTGGTGATCAACTACGTGGCGCCCAAGGATGCCCTGGTACTGTTGTTTGCCCTGGTGGTTGCGTCGCTGATGATCAACTGGGCGCTGATCAGCCTGACCCACATCAAGTTCCGCAAGGCCATGGGTGAACAAGGCGTAGTGCCGACGTTCAAGACTTTCTGGTTCCCGTTCAGCAACTACCTGTGCCTGGCGTTCATGCTGGTGATCGTGGGCGTGATGCTGGCGATTCCGGACATGCGCCCGTCGGTGTATGCGATGCCGGTGTGGGTGGGGATTCTCTTCCTGGCGTACTGGTTGCGCGCCAAGAAGACCAAGGCTGTGGCTGTCGCGCAGTAA
- the kynB gene encoding arylformamidase: protein MNPIKTWWDISPPLSTATPTWPGDTPFQEERVWQFGPECPVNVGRITLSPHTGAHVDAPLHYSADGAPIGEVSLEVYMGPCRVVYCLDGGALVQPEQLQGHLDNLPERVLLRTYQQAPLTNWDSSFTAVAQETVELLASLGVRLIGIDTPSLDPQQSKTMDAHNAVARHGMAILEGIVLDDVPQGDYELIALPLRFANLDASPVRAILRPLKEPTR, encoded by the coding sequence ATGAATCCAATAAAAACGTGGTGGGATATCAGCCCACCCTTGAGCACCGCCACCCCGACGTGGCCGGGCGATACGCCGTTCCAGGAAGAGCGCGTCTGGCAGTTCGGCCCCGAATGCCCGGTCAACGTTGGGCGCATCACCCTGTCGCCCCACACCGGCGCCCATGTCGATGCGCCGTTGCACTACAGCGCCGACGGTGCGCCCATCGGCGAAGTCTCGCTGGAGGTGTACATGGGCCCCTGCCGGGTGGTGTATTGCCTGGACGGCGGCGCGCTGGTGCAGCCGGAGCAGTTGCAAGGCCACCTGGATAACCTGCCGGAACGGGTTCTGTTGCGTACTTATCAACAGGCGCCACTGACTAATTGGGATTCGAGCTTCACCGCCGTCGCCCAAGAAACCGTCGAGCTGCTGGCCAGCCTGGGCGTACGTTTGATTGGCATCGACACCCCGTCCCTGGACCCGCAACAGTCCAAGACCATGGATGCTCACAACGCTGTCGCCCGTCATGGCATGGCGATTCTCGAAGGCATCGTGCTCGACGATGTACCGCAAGGCGATTACGAGTTGATCGCCCTGCCGCTGCGTTTTGCCAACCTCGATGCCAGCCCGGTACGAGCAATCCTGCGCCCGCTCAAGGAGCCCACGCGATGA
- the antB gene encoding anthranilate 1,2-dioxygenase small subunit has translation MNAQLQYQIEQFFYRKSELCDAQDWDAYVQLFDPQSEFHLPQWDSEHVYTRDPKREMSLIYYANRSGLEDRVFRLRTGKAASATPMPRTLHLINNVRVTELADGCLEVRLNWHTLFYRLAMSEQFYGHATYSLKPHGDSWLITRKHALLLNDTINSVLDFYHL, from the coding sequence ATGAACGCGCAATTGCAGTACCAGATCGAGCAGTTTTTCTACCGCAAATCCGAGCTGTGCGACGCCCAGGACTGGGATGCCTATGTGCAGTTGTTTGACCCGCAGAGTGAGTTCCATCTGCCGCAGTGGGATTCGGAACACGTCTATACCCGCGACCCCAAGCGCGAGATGTCGCTGATCTACTACGCCAACCGTTCGGGCCTGGAAGACCGGGTATTCCGCCTGCGCACCGGCAAGGCTGCGTCCGCCACACCGATGCCGCGCACCTTGCACCTGATCAACAACGTGCGAGTTACCGAGCTGGCAGACGGCTGCCTGGAGGTGCGCTTGAACTGGCACACGCTGTTTTATCGGTTGGCGATGTCGGAGCAGTTCTATGGCCACGCCACCTATAGCCTCAAGCCCCATGGCGACAGTTGGCTGATCACGCGCAAGCATGCGCTGCTGCTCAACGACACCATCAACTCGGTGCTGGATTTCTACCACCTCTGA
- the catA gene encoding catechol 1,2-dioxygenase, whose protein sequence is MSIRLSQTAHAQRFLEEASGNLNDAGNPRAKALIYRILRDTVNIIEDLEVTPEEFWKAVNYLNELGKNQEAGLLAAGLGLEHYLDMLMDAADEEAGKSGGTPRTIEGPLYVAGAPLSKYEARLDDGLDAAVPLFMRGQVRDVDGKPLAGAIVDVWQANTSGTYSWFDPSQSEFNLRRRIETDAQGNYRFRSIVPSGYGCPPTGPTQQLLDQLGRHGQRPAHIHFFISAPGHRHLTTQINLSDDPYLHDDFAYATRDELIAEIRFSEDPQLAREFDVEGKFAQIDFDFELQPAVAAVEQKRLQRVRALED, encoded by the coding sequence ATGTCCATTCGACTGTCCCAGACTGCCCACGCCCAGCGCTTCCTCGAAGAAGCCAGCGGCAACCTCAATGATGCCGGCAACCCACGGGCCAAGGCGCTGATCTACCGGATCCTGCGCGATACGGTGAACATCATTGAAGACCTGGAAGTGACCCCGGAAGAGTTCTGGAAGGCGGTCAACTACCTCAATGAGCTGGGCAAGAACCAGGAAGCCGGGTTGCTTGCCGCAGGCCTGGGCCTGGAGCATTACCTGGATATGTTGATGGACGCGGCCGACGAGGAAGCCGGCAAGTCCGGCGGTACCCCGCGCACCATCGAAGGGCCGTTGTATGTGGCGGGCGCGCCGCTGTCCAAGTATGAAGCGCGCCTGGATGATGGCCTGGATGCAGCGGTGCCGCTGTTCATGCGCGGGCAGGTGCGTGATGTCGACGGCAAGCCATTGGCCGGGGCGATTGTGGACGTGTGGCAGGCCAATACCAGCGGTACTTACTCCTGGTTCGACCCGTCGCAATCGGAGTTCAACCTGCGTCGCCGGATCGAGACCGATGCCCAGGGCAACTACCGCTTTCGCAGCATCGTGCCGTCCGGCTACGGCTGCCCACCGACCGGCCCGACCCAGCAGTTACTCGATCAACTGGGCCGTCACGGCCAGCGGCCGGCGCATATCCACTTCTTTATCTCGGCGCCGGGGCATCGGCACCTGACCACGCAGATCAACCTGTCGGATGATCCGTATCTGCACGATGACTTTGCCTACGCCACCCGGGATGAACTGATTGCCGAGATTCGCTTCAGCGAGGATCCGCAACTGGCCCGTGAGTTTGATGTGGAGGGCAAGTTTGCGCAGATCGATTTTGACTTCGAATTGCAGCCAGCGGTGGCAGCGGTCGAGCAAAAACGCCTGCAGCGCGTACGCGCTCTCGAAGACTGA
- a CDS encoding muconate cycloisomerase family protein — translation MPICAIESIETIIVDLPTIRPHKLAMHTMQNQTLVIIRVRCADGIEGIGESTTIGGLSYGNESPDSIKINIDQHFAPLLIGQDASNINAAMLRLERSIRGNTFAKSGIESALLDALGKRLGLPVSELLGGRVRDALPVAWTLASGNTAKDIEEAEKMLDLRRHRIFKLKIGAGEVSQDLAHVIAIKKALGERASVRVDVNQAWDEAVALRACKVLGDNGIDLIEQPISRNNRGGMARLNLSSPAPIMADESIECVEDAFNLAREGAASVFALKIAKNGGPRAVLRTAAIAEAAGIGLYGGTMLEGGIGTLASAHAFLTLNKLAWDTELFGPLLLTEDILSEPLVYRDFHLHVSTAPGLGLAIDEERLAFFRRDKH, via the coding sequence ATGCCGATTTGCGCCATCGAGTCGATCGAGACCATCATCGTCGACCTCCCCACCATCCGCCCGCACAAGCTGGCGATGCACACCATGCAGAACCAGACCCTGGTGATCATCCGCGTGCGTTGCGCCGACGGCATCGAAGGGATTGGCGAGTCCACCACCATCGGTGGCCTGAGCTACGGCAACGAAAGCCCCGACAGCATCAAAATCAATATCGACCAACACTTCGCCCCGCTGTTGATCGGCCAGGACGCCAGCAACATCAATGCAGCCATGTTGCGCCTGGAGCGCAGCATCCGTGGCAACACTTTTGCCAAGTCCGGTATCGAAAGCGCTTTGCTCGATGCCCTCGGCAAGCGCCTGGGTTTGCCCGTCAGCGAACTGCTCGGCGGCCGCGTGCGCGATGCCTTGCCGGTGGCGTGGACCCTGGCCAGCGGCAACACCGCAAAAGACATCGAAGAGGCCGAGAAGATGCTCGACCTGCGCCGGCACCGGATCTTCAAGTTAAAGATCGGTGCCGGTGAAGTCAGCCAGGACCTGGCCCATGTGATCGCGATCAAAAAGGCCCTGGGCGAGCGCGCCAGCGTGCGGGTCGACGTCAACCAGGCCTGGGACGAAGCCGTGGCCCTGCGCGCTTGCAAGGTGCTGGGTGACAACGGTATCGACCTGATCGAGCAGCCGATCTCGCGCAACAACCGTGGCGGCATGGCTCGTCTCAACCTGTCGAGCCCGGCGCCGATCATGGCGGATGAATCCATTGAATGTGTCGAAGATGCCTTCAACCTGGCCCGCGAAGGCGCGGCCTCGGTGTTCGCCCTGAAGATCGCGAAAAACGGCGGCCCGCGCGCAGTGCTGCGCACGGCGGCGATTGCCGAGGCGGCGGGGATCGGCCTGTATGGCGGCACCATGCTCGAAGGTGGGATCGGCACCCTGGCCTCGGCCCATGCGTTTCTCACCCTGAATAAACTGGCCTGGGACACCGAGCTGTTCGGGCCGCTGCTGCTCACCGAGGACATCCTCAGCGAGCCGCTGGTGTATCGCGATTTCCACCTGCATGTCTCGACCGCCCCGGGCCTGGGCCTGGCCATCGATGAGGAACGCCTGGCGTTCTTCCGTCGCGACAAACATTAA
- a CDS encoding LysR family transcriptional regulator: MELRHLRYFQVLGETLNFTRAAERLHIAQPPLSRQIQQLEDELGVILLERGRPLRLTEAGRYFYEHANVLLEQLAKTCDNTRRIGLGQKTWLGIGFAPSTLYGVLPELIRRLRSHDALELELGLAEMTTLQQVEALKAGRIDVGFGRIRIDDPAIVQRVLVEDRLVAVLPAGHPLLDAPVTLAQLAAEPLVLYPGNPRPSYADHVIALFDTHGLAIKVAQWTNELQTAIGLVGAGMGVTLVPASVQMLHRADIGYTPIIEATATSPIILSRRINDQSPGLGHCLQLVEELI; encoded by the coding sequence ATGGAACTGCGCCACCTGCGTTACTTCCAGGTGCTGGGGGAAACCCTGAACTTCACCCGCGCCGCCGAACGCCTGCACATTGCCCAGCCGCCGTTGAGCCGGCAGATCCAGCAATTGGAAGATGAGTTGGGCGTGATCCTGCTGGAGCGTGGTCGGCCACTGCGGCTGACCGAAGCCGGGCGCTACTTCTATGAACACGCCAATGTGCTGTTGGAGCAACTGGCCAAGACCTGCGACAACACCCGGCGCATTGGCCTGGGGCAGAAGACCTGGCTGGGCATCGGTTTTGCCCCCTCGACCCTGTATGGCGTGCTGCCAGAGCTGATTCGCCGTCTGCGCAGCCATGACGCCCTGGAGCTGGAATTGGGCCTGGCGGAGATGACGACCCTGCAACAGGTCGAAGCGCTCAAGGCCGGGCGCATCGATGTGGGCTTCGGGCGGATTCGCATTGATGACCCGGCCATCGTCCAGCGCGTGCTGGTGGAGGATCGACTGGTGGCGGTGCTGCCCGCCGGGCACCCGCTGCTGGACGCCCCCGTGACCCTCGCGCAACTGGCCGCCGAGCCGTTGGTGCTCTACCCCGGCAACCCGCGCCCCAGCTATGCCGACCATGTGATCGCCCTGTTCGACACCCACGGCCTGGCGATCAAGGTGGCGCAATGGACCAACGAATTGCAGACCGCTATCGGCCTGGTCGGGGCCGGCATGGGGGTGACGCTGGTGCCGGCGTCGGTGCAGATGCTGCACCGGGCGGATATCGGCTATACGCCGATTATCGAGGCTACGGCGACTTCGCCGATCATTCTCAGCCGGCGGATTAATGATCAGTCGCCGGGGCTGGGTCATTGCCTGCAATTGGTTGAAGAGCTGATCTGA
- the kynA gene encoding tryptophan 2,3-dioxygenase produces the protein MSQCPFSPDYQPPEEWHNAELNFSESMSYGDYLDLGKVLTAQHPLSPDHNEMLFIIQHQTSELWMKLMLHELKAAREHVRLGELAPAFKMLARVSRIFDQLVHAWAVLATMTPSEYKSIRPYLGQSSGFQSFQYREIEFILGNKSAALLRPHAHRPELLKELQVAIATPSLYDEAINLMIKAGLAIDPQRAQRDPTAPTVHDESVEAAWREVYRDPNRYWDLYQLAEKFIDLEDSFRQWRFRHVTTVERIIGFQPGTGGTEGVGYLRKMLDTVLFPELWRVRSTL, from the coding sequence ATGAGCCAGTGTCCTTTCTCCCCTGATTACCAGCCGCCGGAAGAGTGGCATAACGCCGAGCTGAATTTTTCCGAGTCCATGAGCTACGGCGATTACCTGGACCTGGGCAAAGTGCTCACGGCCCAGCACCCGCTGTCGCCGGACCATAACGAAATGCTGTTTATCATCCAGCACCAGACTTCCGAGCTGTGGATGAAGCTGATGCTCCACGAACTCAAGGCCGCCCGTGAGCACGTGCGCCTGGGTGAGCTGGCGCCGGCGTTCAAGATGCTGGCGCGGGTGTCGCGCATCTTCGACCAACTGGTGCACGCCTGGGCGGTCCTGGCGACCATGACGCCGTCGGAATACAAGTCGATCCGCCCGTACCTGGGGCAGTCGTCGGGTTTCCAGTCGTTCCAGTACCGGGAAATCGAGTTCATCCTCGGCAACAAAAGCGCGGCGCTGTTGCGGCCTCACGCCCACCGCCCGGAGTTGCTCAAGGAGCTGCAAGTGGCGATTGCCACGCCGTCGCTGTATGACGAGGCGATCAACCTGATGATCAAGGCGGGCCTGGCGATTGACCCGCAGCGCGCGCAACGCGATCCGACGGCGCCTACGGTGCATGACGAATCCGTGGAGGCGGCGTGGCGCGAGGTGTATCGCGATCCGAACCGTTACTGGGACCTGTATCAGTTGGCCGAGAAGTTTATCGACCTGGAGGACTCGTTCCGCCAATGGCGCTTCCGCCATGTCACCACCGTAGAGCGAATCATCGGTTTCCAGCCGGGCACCGGCGGCACCGAAGGTGTGGGGTACTTGCGCAAGATGCTCGACACCGTGCTGTTCCCCGAGCTGTGGCGAGTGCGTTCAACGCTGTAA
- the antA gene encoding anthranilate 1,2-dioxygenase large subunit, which translates to MSGARSVEQWKTFIESCLDFRPAEGVFRIARDMFTEPELFDLEMELIFEKNWIYACHESELANNHDFVTMRAGRQPMIITRDGEGQLNALINACQHRGTTLTRVGKGNQSTFTCPFHAWCYKSDGRLVKVKAPGEYPEGFDKATRGLKKARIESYKGFVFISLDVQGTDSLQDFLGDAKVFFDMMVAQSATGELEVLPGKSAYTYDGNWKLQNENGLDGYHVSTVHYNYVATVQHRQQVNTENGSACGSTLDYSKLGAGDANTDDGWFAFNNGHSVLFSDMPNPSVRSGYATIMPRLVAEHGQQKAEWMMHRLRNLNVYPSLFFLDQISSQLRIIRPVAWNKTEIISQCLGVKHESDADRENRIRQFEDFFNVSGMGTPDDLVEFREAQRGFQGRLERWSDISRGSHRWETGSTPNSEAIGITPAMTGTEFTHEGLYVNQHRNWQTFLLDGLDAQALKLHEVK; encoded by the coding sequence ATGAGTGGTGCAAGAAGCGTCGAGCAGTGGAAAACGTTCATCGAAAGCTGCCTGGACTTTCGTCCGGCCGAGGGTGTGTTCCGCATCGCCCGGGACATGTTTACCGAGCCCGAGCTGTTCGACCTGGAGATGGAACTGATCTTCGAAAAGAACTGGATCTACGCCTGCCACGAAAGCGAACTGGCCAATAACCATGACTTCGTGACCATGCGTGCCGGGCGCCAGCCGATGATCATCACCCGCGACGGTGAAGGCCAGCTCAATGCCTTGATCAACGCCTGCCAGCATCGCGGCACCACCCTGACCCGCGTCGGCAAGGGTAACCAGTCCACCTTCACCTGCCCGTTCCACGCCTGGTGCTACAAGAGCGATGGCCGCCTGGTGAAGGTCAAGGCGCCGGGGGAATACCCGGAAGGTTTCGACAAGGCCACTCGGGGCCTGAAGAAGGCGCGCATCGAAAGCTACAAGGGCTTTGTGTTTATCAGCCTCGACGTGCAGGGCACCGACAGCCTGCAAGACTTCCTCGGCGACGCCAAAGTGTTCTTCGACATGATGGTCGCGCAGTCCGCCACCGGTGAGCTGGAAGTGCTGCCGGGCAAGTCGGCCTATACCTACGACGGCAACTGGAAGCTGCAAAACGAAAACGGCCTGGACGGCTACCACGTCAGCACCGTGCACTATAACTACGTGGCCACGGTGCAGCATCGCCAGCAGGTCAACACCGAAAACGGCAGCGCCTGCGGCAGCACCCTGGACTACAGCAAACTCGGCGCTGGCGATGCCAACACCGATGACGGCTGGTTTGCCTTCAACAACGGCCACAGCGTGTTGTTCAGCGACATGCCCAACCCCAGCGTGCGCTCCGGCTACGCCACCATCATGCCGCGCCTGGTGGCAGAACACGGCCAGCAGAAGGCCGAGTGGATGATGCACCGCCTGCGCAACTTGAACGTCTACCCGAGCCTGTTCTTCCTCGACCAGATCAGCTCGCAACTGCGCATTATCCGCCCGGTGGCGTGGAACAAGACCGAGATCATCAGCCAGTGCCTGGGGGTCAAGCACGAGTCCGACGCCGACCGCGAAAACCGCATCCGCCAGTTTGAAGACTTCTTCAACGTGTCCGGCATGGGCACCCCGGATGACCTGGTGGAATTTCGCGAAGCCCAACGTGGTTTCCAGGGCCGCCTGGAACGCTGGAGCGATATCTCCCGGGGCAGCCACCGCTGGGAAACCGGGTCGACGCCCAACAGCGAGGCCATCGGCATCACACCGGCGATGACTGGCACCGAATTCACCCACGAAGGGCTGTACGTCAACCAGCACCGCAACTGGCAGACATTCCTGCTGGACGGTCTCGACGCACAAGCCCTGAAACTGCACGAGGTGAAATGA
- the antC gene encoding anthranilate 1,2-dioxygenase electron transfer component AntC produces MNHKVAFSFADGKTLFFPVGANEILLDAALRNGIKIPLDCREGVCGTCQGRCESGDYSQDYVDDEALSSLDLQQRKMLSCQTRVQSDATFYFDFDSSLCNAPGPVQISAKVCEVQHVSASTAILSVQLEQSLDFLPGQYARLSIPGTQHQRSYSFANRPGNRLQFLIRLLPDGVMSNYMRERCQVGDEITLEAPLGAFYLRHVTQPLVLVAGGTGLSALLGMLDELAERGCEQPVHLYYGVRGAEDLCEAERIKAYAQSIRGFRYTEVLSDPSPQWLGKRGYLTEHFDLAELRDRSADMYVCGPPPMVESIKNWLQEQALDGVQLYYEKFTESNI; encoded by the coding sequence ATGAATCACAAAGTGGCCTTCAGTTTTGCCGACGGCAAGACCTTGTTCTTCCCAGTGGGCGCCAACGAGATCCTGCTGGACGCGGCGCTGCGCAACGGGATCAAGATCCCCCTCGATTGCCGCGAAGGTGTCTGCGGCACCTGCCAGGGTCGCTGCGAATCCGGCGACTACAGCCAGGATTATGTGGACGACGAGGCGCTTTCCAGCCTCGACCTGCAACAGCGCAAAATGCTCAGTTGCCAGACCCGGGTGCAATCCGACGCGACGTTTTACTTCGATTTCGATTCAAGCCTGTGTAATGCGCCGGGCCCCGTGCAGATCAGTGCCAAGGTGTGCGAAGTGCAGCACGTGTCGGCCAGCACCGCGATCCTGTCGGTGCAATTGGAACAGTCCCTGGACTTTCTACCGGGCCAATATGCGCGCCTGTCGATTCCAGGCACTCAGCACCAGCGCTCCTACTCCTTCGCCAACCGCCCGGGCAACCGCTTGCAGTTCCTGATCCGCCTGCTGCCGGATGGGGTGATGAGCAACTACATGCGCGAACGCTGCCAGGTCGGCGATGAAATCACCCTGGAAGCGCCGCTGGGTGCGTTTTATCTAAGGCACGTCACCCAGCCATTGGTACTGGTGGCCGGCGGCACCGGCTTGTCGGCGCTGCTGGGAATGCTCGACGAATTGGCCGAGCGTGGCTGCGAGCAACCGGTACACCTGTATTACGGTGTGCGCGGTGCCGAGGATTTGTGCGAGGCCGAGCGCATCAAGGCGTATGCCCAATCCATCCGTGGTTTTCGCTACACCGAAGTGCTCAGCGACCCATCGCCGCAGTGGTTGGGCAAACGCGGTTATTTGACCGAGCATTTCGACCTGGCCGAATTGCGGGATAGATCGGCAGATATGTACGTATGCGGCCCCCCTCCAATGGTCGAATCCATCAAGAACTGGCTGCAAGAACAGGCACTTGATGGCGTTCAGCTGTATTACGAAAAGTTTACCGAGAGTAATATCTGA
- a CDS encoding Lrp/AsnC family transcriptional regulator encodes MILDATDLRLLHFLQQDGRISNQELAEKVALSPSACLRRLRLLESEGVISGYRAVLNAEQLGIELEAIVHLSLRQDMEDWHETFIKKVQGWPEVASAYVITGASNYVLRVQARNLKHFSDFIVNHLNRTAGVMDIRSEIVLQKIKDRDEVLDLVVRK; translated from the coding sequence ATGATTCTCGACGCCACCGACCTGCGCCTCCTGCATTTCCTGCAACAGGATGGCCGTATCAGCAACCAGGAACTGGCGGAGAAAGTCGCCCTGTCGCCGTCCGCCTGCCTGCGCCGTTTGCGCCTTTTGGAGAGTGAAGGGGTGATCAGCGGTTATCGCGCGGTGCTCAATGCCGAGCAGTTGGGGATCGAGTTGGAAGCCATCGTCCACCTGTCATTGCGCCAGGATATGGAGGATTGGCACGAGACCTTTATCAAGAAGGTCCAGGGCTGGCCGGAAGTGGCCAGCGCCTATGTGATCACCGGCGCCAGCAACTATGTGTTGCGGGTACAGGCGCGCAACCTCAAGCACTTCTCCGACTTTATCGTGAACCACCTGAACCGCACGGCGGGGGTGATGGATATCCGCTCGGAGATCGTGCTGCAGAAGATCAAGGACCGGGATGAGGTGCTGGACCTGGTCGTACGCAAGTAA
- a CDS encoding AraC family transcriptional regulator — protein sequence MSSHTRDIRIERFDLEGARSWMSGICGPHRLETATPERLRFHHSANVFKSRATTLGVIEYGTDVTIDIEDAEHFSSYSLSLPLVGEQELSKGGQRLSSNRDQGVIISPNEHQVLAISGDCRKLQVVITRAAMSETLEGLLQRPIDAPLRFESVMDAVQGAPAAWWRMARHFIAELEHSSELYDQAAFTRDLESSLIKGLILAQPNNYSEELRDVLGVKLPHYLLRARQYIHANAREALHLEDLEAATGVSRFKLFDAFRKYFALSPMAYLKKYRLSAVRQEILEHGATRTISEIALGWGFTHLGRFSAEYRKLFDESPSQTLQRNDARRMRGA from the coding sequence ATGAGTAGCCATACACGCGATATTCGTATTGAACGTTTCGACCTTGAAGGCGCCCGCAGTTGGATGTCTGGCATCTGCGGGCCCCATCGGCTGGAAACCGCCACCCCGGAGCGCCTGCGCTTTCACCACAGTGCCAATGTGTTCAAGTCCCGCGCCACCACGCTGGGGGTGATCGAGTACGGCACCGACGTGACCATCGATATCGAAGACGCCGAACACTTCAGCAGCTACAGCCTGAGCCTGCCGCTGGTGGGCGAGCAAGAACTGAGCAAGGGTGGCCAGCGCCTGAGCTCCAACCGCGATCAGGGCGTGATCATTTCGCCCAATGAACACCAGGTGCTGGCGATCTCCGGCGACTGTCGCAAGCTGCAAGTGGTGATTACCCGTGCGGCAATGAGCGAAACCCTGGAGGGTCTGTTGCAGCGACCGATTGATGCGCCGCTGCGCTTTGAATCGGTGATGGATGCGGTGCAGGGCGCACCGGCAGCGTGGTGGCGCATGGCGCGGCACTTCATTGCGGAGCTGGAGCACAGCAGCGAGCTGTATGACCAGGCGGCGTTTACCCGTGACCTGGAAAGCTCGCTGATCAAGGGCCTGATCCTGGCCCAGCCGAACAACTATTCCGAAGAGTTGCGCGACGTGCTGGGGGTCAAGTTGCCCCACTATCTGCTCCGCGCCCGCCAGTATATTCACGCCAACGCCCGCGAAGCGCTGCACCTGGAAGACCTGGAGGCGGCTACCGGCGTATCGCGGTTCAAGCTGTTCGATGCCTTTCGCAAATACTTTGCCCTGTCGCCCATGGCGTATTTGAAAAAGTACCGCCTGAGCGCGGTGCGCCAGGAAATTCTCGAACACGGGGCCACCCGCACCATCTCCGAGATTGCCCTGGGCTGGGGCTTTACCCACCTGGGAAGGTTTTCGGCGGAGTACCGCAAACTGTTCGACGAGTCCCCCAGCCAGACCTTGCAGCGCAACGATGCCCGACGGATGCGCGGTGCTTGA
- the catC gene encoding muconolactone Delta-isomerase, whose product MLFHVKMTVNLPVDMNPERAAALKADEKALAQRLQAQGKWRHLWRIAGLYANYSVFDVDSVQELHDLLMQLPLYPYMAIEVNALCRHPSSIHEDDR is encoded by the coding sequence ATGTTGTTCCACGTAAAAATGACCGTAAACCTGCCTGTGGACATGAACCCCGAGCGCGCAGCGGCCCTCAAGGCCGACGAGAAAGCCCTGGCCCAACGCCTGCAAGCGCAGGGCAAGTGGCGCCACCTGTGGCGTATCGCCGGGTTGTACGCCAACTACAGCGTGTTCGATGTCGACAGCGTGCAGGAACTGCATGACCTGCTGATGCAACTGCCGCTCTATCCCTACATGGCCATCGAAGTGAATGCCCTGTGCCGGCATCCATCGTCGATCCATGAGGATGATCGCTGA